One window from the genome of Acinetobacter sp. ANC 7912 encodes:
- a CDS encoding alpha/beta hydrolase — protein sequence MSTVQIPDYKTDPFFGLEDKWIETAEGELTHYHEVGEGTPILFLHGSGTGVSAAANWWLNLPSIGEQARCIAIDTIGYGQTVVAPGTKYGIRAWVDHAVRTLDALGIEKTWLVGNSLGGWLAFQMALDYPERVLGIVSMGTGGAKQTAALKAHANPVLTEEGIKKTLSMFVVNKDLITDELVKVRFDSAKNDYASDRLMDVVGARDRDRFEFPLDFEKMKDITVPVLLIHGTQDVVIPVSRTWDILNIVPNADAHIFSQCGHWSQVEKAEEFNTVIKDYLAARGVK from the coding sequence ATGAGTACTGTTCAAATCCCTGATTATAAAACAGATCCATTCTTTGGCTTAGAAGATAAATGGATTGAAACTGCAGAAGGTGAGTTGACTCACTACCACGAAGTGGGCGAGGGTACACCTATTCTATTCCTGCACGGTTCTGGTACTGGCGTATCTGCTGCTGCAAACTGGTGGTTAAACCTGCCTTCAATCGGTGAGCAAGCGCGTTGTATCGCGATTGATACCATCGGTTATGGTCAAACTGTTGTTGCACCTGGCACCAAATACGGTATCCGTGCTTGGGTTGACCATGCAGTGCGTACGCTGGACGCACTGGGTATCGAGAAAACCTGGTTAGTGGGTAACTCACTGGGTGGCTGGTTAGCATTCCAGATGGCACTGGATTATCCTGAACGTGTTCTGGGTATTGTGTCTATGGGTACTGGTGGTGCAAAACAGACTGCGGCACTGAAAGCACACGCAAACCCTGTTCTGACTGAAGAAGGCATCAAGAAAACCCTGTCTATGTTCGTGGTGAACAAAGACCTGATCACTGATGAGTTGGTAAAAGTACGTTTTGACTCTGCGAAAAACGATTATGCTTCTGACCGTCTGATGGACGTAGTTGGCGCACGTGACCGTGACCGTTTCGAATTCCCACTCGACTTCGAAAAAATGAAAGACATCACTGTACCTGTACTGCTGATCCACGGTACTCAGGACGTGGTCATTCCGGTTTCTCGTACATGGGATATCCTGAACATCGTACCAAATGCTGATGCACACATTTTCAGCCAATGTGGTCACTGGTCTCAGGTTGAGAAAGCAGAAGAATTCAACACTGTGATCAAAGATTACCTGGCGGCTCGCGGCGTAAAATAA
- a CDS encoding OprD family outer membrane porin — MRRHNLWIAIIAATATLGTTAAQADLIDDSNVQLKLRNFYLDRQIDQSDKTKTQDFGSWSQGVTLDAKSGYADIGPVKVGVDVLVQHAVRLSGDRGDDDYILPFENGKQARDFGRVGATLKAKVSETELRVGEILPATPVVHFDPSRQLLTTYNGVWLESKDIDKTKITLGYLDSINARYENQAHDFKLWPNALNTETKQLKSGDSDGMYVAGIDYQATPELGLSYFYGDVTNIYRQNYLGVAYNKKLDDSNKIATHVRYFDNRESGDALYGDIDSQALSLKGAWTHGNHTVDAGYQQMFGEHGDQAPFFPTLSGWVPQPYLANWSVASFIRQDEKSWSLGYTYDFKDVGAPGLTATVRHYDGWNIKNGNGTRGKEDENNLIVNYVVPEGKLKGLGFQYMFIDVDYRNVPGFADLQEHRVATTYTYKF; from the coding sequence ATGCGTCGTCATAATTTATGGATAGCAATCATTGCTGCAACAGCGACTTTAGGAACAACAGCTGCTCAGGCTGATTTGATTGACGACAGTAATGTTCAGCTGAAATTACGTAATTTCTATTTAGATCGTCAAATTGATCAATCAGACAAAACTAAAACTCAGGACTTTGGTAGCTGGTCACAAGGTGTAACTTTAGACGCTAAATCGGGTTATGCAGATATCGGTCCGGTGAAGGTAGGCGTAGATGTACTGGTTCAACATGCAGTACGTTTAAGTGGTGATCGTGGTGATGATGATTACATTCTGCCATTTGAAAATGGTAAACAGGCACGTGACTTCGGTCGAGTAGGCGCTACGTTAAAAGCGAAAGTTTCTGAAACTGAACTGCGTGTTGGTGAAATTCTACCGGCTACACCAGTCGTGCACTTTGACCCGTCACGTCAACTGCTAACCACTTATAATGGTGTTTGGTTAGAATCTAAAGATATTGATAAAACTAAAATCACATTGGGTTATCTGGATAGTATTAATGCCCGTTATGAAAATCAGGCACATGATTTTAAATTATGGCCAAATGCTTTAAATACAGAAACCAAACAGCTTAAATCTGGTGATAGCGATGGTATGTATGTCGCAGGTATTGATTACCAAGCTACACCTGAGTTGGGCTTAAGCTACTTTTATGGTGATGTGACCAATATCTACCGTCAAAACTATCTTGGTGTGGCATACAATAAAAAGTTAGATGACAGCAACAAGATTGCGACTCATGTGCGTTATTTTGATAACCGCGAGTCAGGTGATGCCCTGTACGGAGATATCGATAGCCAAGCACTTTCATTAAAAGGTGCGTGGACACACGGTAATCATACTGTAGATGCTGGCTATCAACAGATGTTTGGTGAGCATGGAGATCAGGCTCCGTTTTTCCCAACTTTATCGGGTTGGGTTCCACAGCCTTATTTAGCCAACTGGTCTGTAGCAAGCTTTATCCGTCAGGATGAAAAATCTTGGAGCTTGGGCTATACCTATGACTTTAAGGATGTAGGTGCGCCGGGTCTGACTGCAACTGTACGTCATTATGATGGCTGGAATATCAAAAATGGTAATGGTACACGTGGCAAAGAAGACGAGAACAACCTGATCGTAAATTATGTGGTACCTGAAGGTAAGCTGAAAGGTTTAGGCTTCCAGTACATGTTTATCGATGTGGATTATCGCAATGTACCGGGTTTTGCGGATTTACAAGAACATCGTGTTGCAACAACCTATACCTATAAATTCTAA
- the dmpG gene encoding 4-hydroxy-2-oxovalerate aldolase, protein MSKIIINDMTLRDGMHPMRHQTTPEQMVAIATALDDAGVPLIEVTHGDGLGGNSVNYGFAAATDEEYLKAVIPNLKQAKVSALLLPGIGTVDHLKMAHDVGVATIRVATHSTEADVSEQHITAARKLGMDTVGFLMMAHMASPEKLLEEAQKMVSYGANCIYVTDSAGYMLPQDVTDRVGILRGNLGSDIEIGFHGHHNLGMGVANSVAAVQAGATRVDLASAGLGAGAGNTPLELFVAVANRMQIETGVDLFKVQDVAEDLIIPMITHQIRADRDAATLGYAGVYSSFLLFAKRAEAKYGVSAREILLELGRRGTVGGQEDMIEDLALTMAKAKELQA, encoded by the coding sequence ATGTCTAAGATTATTATTAATGATATGACTTTACGTGATGGTATGCATCCAATGCGCCATCAAACTACACCTGAGCAAATGGTTGCAATCGCAACTGCTTTGGATGATGCCGGTGTGCCTTTAATTGAGGTCACTCACGGTGACGGTCTTGGCGGTAACTCTGTGAACTATGGTTTCGCAGCAGCGACTGACGAAGAATATTTAAAAGCGGTGATTCCAAACCTTAAACAAGCCAAAGTGTCTGCACTTTTACTTCCTGGTATTGGTACTGTTGATCACCTGAAAATGGCACATGATGTAGGTGTAGCAACCATCCGTGTTGCGACTCACTCTACTGAAGCGGATGTTTCTGAACAACATATTACTGCTGCTCGTAAACTGGGTATGGACACTGTGGGCTTTCTGATGATGGCGCACATGGCTTCTCCAGAAAAACTGCTTGAAGAAGCACAAAAAATGGTGTCTTACGGCGCTAACTGTATCTATGTGACTGACTCTGCAGGTTATATGCTGCCTCAAGACGTAACTGACCGTGTTGGTATCTTGCGTGGCAACCTAGGTTCAGACATCGAAATCGGTTTCCACGGTCACCATAACTTAGGTATGGGTGTTGCCAACTCTGTTGCTGCAGTTCAAGCCGGTGCAACACGTGTTGACTTGGCATCTGCTGGCCTGGGGGCTGGTGCAGGTAACACTCCACTTGAGTTGTTTGTGGCAGTTGCAAACCGTATGCAAATCGAAACTGGCGTGGACCTGTTCAAAGTTCAAGACGTTGCAGAAGATCTGATCATCCCAATGATAACTCACCAGATCCGTGCGGACCGTGATGCAGCAACTTTAGGTTATGCTGGTGTTTACTCTTCATTCCTGCTATTTGCTAAACGTGCTGAAGCAAAATATGGCGTATCTGCTCGTGAAATTCTGCTTGAGCTTGGTCGTCGTGGCACCGTTGGTGGTCAGGAAGATATGATTGAAGACTTGGCACTAACTATGGCAAAAGCTAAAGAGCTGCAAGCTTAA
- a CDS encoding acetaldehyde dehydrogenase (acetylating), with the protein MKKIKCALIGPGNIGTDLLYKLQRSEWLEPVWMVGIDPTSEGLARAAKMGLKTTAEGVDGLLPHVVEDDIKIAFDATSAYVHAENSRKLNELGVLMIDLTPAAIGPYCVPPVNLEALLEQGEVPNVNMVTCGGQATIPMVAAISRVQPVNYGEIIATVSTKSVGPGTRKNIDEFTRTTAGAIEKVGGAKQGKAIIIINPAEPPLMMRDTVHCLVEGEPDQAAITESVYAMIKEVQKYVPGYKLVNGPVFDGNRVSIFLEVEGLGDFLPKYAGNLDIMTAAAARTAEMFAERVLNAVEA; encoded by the coding sequence ATGAAAAAGATTAAATGTGCATTGATCGGTCCAGGTAACATTGGTACTGACTTGCTTTATAAACTGCAACGTAGCGAATGGTTAGAACCAGTATGGATGGTGGGTATTGACCCAACTTCTGAAGGTCTGGCGCGTGCAGCGAAAATGGGCCTAAAAACCACTGCTGAAGGTGTAGATGGTCTGCTTCCTCACGTAGTTGAAGATGACATCAAAATCGCATTTGATGCAACTTCCGCTTATGTACACGCTGAAAACAGCCGTAAGCTGAACGAGCTTGGCGTGTTAATGATCGACTTGACTCCAGCTGCAATCGGTCCTTACTGCGTACCGCCAGTGAACCTTGAAGCATTGCTTGAACAAGGCGAAGTGCCAAACGTAAACATGGTGACTTGTGGTGGTCAGGCAACAATTCCTATGGTTGCAGCAATTTCTCGCGTTCAGCCTGTGAACTATGGCGAAATCATCGCGACTGTATCGACTAAGTCTGTAGGTCCAGGTACGCGTAAAAATATCGATGAATTCACTCGTACGACTGCAGGTGCGATTGAGAAAGTCGGCGGTGCGAAACAAGGTAAAGCGATCATCATCATTAACCCGGCTGAGCCACCACTGATGATGCGTGACACTGTTCACTGTCTAGTAGAAGGTGAGCCAGATCAGGCAGCGATCACTGAATCTGTATACGCGATGATCAAAGAAGTTCAAAAATACGTACCAGGTTACAAGCTGGTCAATGGTCCAGTATTTGATGGCAACCGCGTATCGATCTTCCTTGAAGTTGAAGGTCTGGGTGACTTCCTGCCGAAATATGCAGGTAACCTCGACATTATGACTGCAGCAGCTGCACGTACCGCAGAAATGTTTGCAGAACGTGTTTTAAATGCAGTTGAAGCTTAA
- a CDS encoding 2-keto-4-pentenoate hydratase, translating into MSNSAVVESVAQALRSAELSKTAIAPIRPQLGGESADVDIAYAVQEVNTERALSEGRRLVGRKIGLTSKVVQAQLGVDQPDFGMLFADMAYGDGEAIPAGLLIQPKVEAEIALVIKEDLTKAKHTYADIISATDYALPAVEVVDSRIENWKISLIDTVADNASSAAFVLGSKPVKLKNLDLVNCKMVMTRGDEVVSQGVGKACLANPLNAAVWLADEMVRRGRPLLKGDIILTGALGPMVVAQPGDEFKVEIEGFGSVTAAFAAE; encoded by the coding sequence ATGTCGAATTCTGCTGTTGTTGAATCAGTTGCACAAGCATTACGTAGCGCTGAATTATCAAAAACTGCGATCGCACCGATCCGTCCACAACTTGGTGGTGAAAGTGCTGACGTGGATATCGCATACGCCGTTCAGGAAGTAAATACAGAGCGTGCATTGTCTGAAGGTCGCCGTTTGGTCGGTCGTAAAATCGGTTTGACATCTAAAGTTGTTCAAGCGCAACTCGGTGTAGACCAACCTGACTTCGGTATGTTATTTGCCGATATGGCCTATGGTGATGGTGAAGCGATTCCTGCAGGTCTATTGATTCAACCGAAAGTTGAAGCAGAAATTGCATTGGTGATCAAAGAAGACTTAACCAAAGCAAAACACACGTATGCAGACATTATCAGTGCAACTGATTATGCATTGCCTGCGGTAGAAGTGGTCGATAGCCGTATCGAAAACTGGAAAATCAGCTTGATCGATACTGTGGCTGATAATGCATCTTCTGCTGCATTCGTTCTGGGCTCTAAGCCTGTCAAACTGAAAAACCTTGATCTTGTGAACTGCAAGATGGTCATGACACGTGGCGACGAAGTGGTTTCTCAAGGCGTGGGTAAAGCATGTCTGGCAAACCCATTAAACGCTGCTGTGTGGCTGGCAGACGAAATGGTACGTCGTGGCCGTCCATTGCTGAAAGGCGACATCATCCTGACTGGTGCTTTGGGTCCAATGGTTGTCGCACAACCAGGCGACGAATTTAAAGTTGAAATTGAAGGCTTCGGTTCTGTAACAGCTGCTTTTGCTGCTGAATAA
- a CDS encoding HAD-IA family hydrolase, producing MNSPIKLVIFDWDGTLFDSVGQIVSSLQFAAQQFQQPLTDADAKSIIGLGLPEVAQRLFPTVPELHADILQAYSEHYVANSVNDAWFDGVSDMLYSLKGEGIKLAVATGKSRKGLDRVLKQTNSLELFHATRAASETRSKPHPLMLEEILAETGVNAHEAIMVGDTSYDLEMAMNIAMPSVGVAYGVHTPETLAQFNPLSIVNDVSSLHEFLLAKVQWKEAI from the coding sequence ATGAATTCACCTATAAAACTGGTCATTTTTGATTGGGATGGCACTTTATTTGATTCAGTGGGTCAGATCGTGTCGAGCCTACAGTTTGCTGCGCAGCAGTTTCAGCAACCGCTGACCGATGCAGATGCGAAGAGCATTATCGGGCTGGGTCTGCCTGAAGTGGCACAGCGTTTGTTTCCAACTGTGCCAGAATTACATGCGGATATTCTGCAAGCCTATTCAGAACACTATGTGGCAAACTCGGTGAATGATGCCTGGTTCGATGGCGTGTCAGACATGCTATATAGCTTAAAAGGTGAAGGGATTAAGCTGGCGGTGGCAACGGGGAAAAGCCGTAAAGGTTTAGACCGAGTGCTAAAGCAGACAAATAGTTTAGAGCTATTTCATGCCACCCGTGCAGCCAGTGAAACCCGTTCCAAACCGCATCCACTAATGCTGGAAGAAATTCTGGCTGAAACTGGAGTAAATGCGCATGAAGCGATTATGGTGGGGGATACCTCTTATGACCTGGAAATGGCCATGAATATTGCCATGCCAAGTGTTGGTGTGGCTTATGGCGTGCATACGCCAGAGACTTTGGCGCAGTTTAATCCGCTGTCGATTGTGAATGATGTCAGCAGTTTGCATGAGTTTTTATTGGCTAAAGTCCAATGGAAGGAAGCGATTTAA
- a CDS encoding RluA family pseudouridine synthase, with translation MNSTQQWQNVTWFEVDEHQDGQRIDNFLFSRLKGVPKSRIYRLIREGQVRVNKKRIKAETKLNIGDQIRVAPIRYEQKDESAAPVSDKVAQGLLARVVYEDEGLMVVNKPSGIAVHGGSGVAYGLIEGLRAATGKKYLELIHRIDRDTSGLVMISKKRSTLKTLQDMLREHKIRKTYAAIVKGQVTLDKQLIDAPLHRYELSNGERRVRVSKEGKESKTQWNVAERFMHATLVYASPLSGRTHQIRVHGLSIGHPLVGDEKYGHQTEYNGPKPRRLCLHAMRLEIPGYPVIEAPLPEDMQSLVAQLRAQKPD, from the coding sequence ATGAATTCTACGCAACAATGGCAAAACGTCACGTGGTTTGAGGTGGATGAACACCAAGACGGACAGCGAATCGATAATTTCCTGTTTAGTCGTCTGAAAGGTGTACCCAAAAGCCGCATCTATCGTTTGATCCGTGAAGGCCAGGTTCGCGTTAACAAAAAACGGATTAAGGCAGAAACCAAACTGAATATTGGTGACCAGATTCGTGTTGCCCCCATCCGTTATGAACAAAAAGATGAGTCTGCTGCGCCAGTGTCTGACAAAGTGGCACAAGGCCTTTTGGCGCGTGTGGTGTATGAAGATGAAGGTTTGATGGTGGTGAATAAGCCATCGGGAATTGCCGTTCATGGTGGTAGCGGTGTGGCTTATGGTCTGATCGAAGGCCTGCGTGCAGCAACTGGTAAAAAATATCTGGAGTTGATTCACCGCATTGACCGTGATACTTCCGGTCTGGTGATGATCTCGAAAAAGCGTAGTACCTTAAAAACGCTACAAGATATGCTACGTGAACACAAAATCCGTAAAACCTATGCTGCCATTGTCAAAGGTCAGGTGACGCTGGACAAGCAACTGATTGATGCACCTTTACACCGTTACGAATTGTCTAATGGTGAACGTCGTGTCCGTGTCTCTAAAGAAGGCAAAGAGTCTAAAACCCAGTGGAATGTGGCAGAGCGGTTTATGCATGCGACACTGGTGTATGCCTCTCCGCTGTCTGGTCGTACCCACCAGATTCGTGTGCATGGTTTGAGTATTGGTCACCCGTTAGTTGGGGATGAAAAATACGGTCACCAGACTGAATACAATGGACCGAAACCACGTCGTTTGTGTCTGCATGCAATGCGTCTGGAAATTCCGGGTTATCCAGTGATTGAAGCACCATTGCCGGAAGATATGCAGAGTCTGGTGGCGCAGTTAAGAGCGCAGAAGCCGGATTAA
- a CDS encoding Rne/Rng family ribonuclease, whose amino-acid sequence MKRMLINATHAEEIRVALVTGQRLYDFDLENRTREQKKSNIYKGHVTRVEPSLEAVFVEYGAGRQGFLSMREIASSYFKADPRQTSNIRELITEGTELLVQVEKEERGNKGAALSTFISLAGRYLVLMPNNPKGGGISRQISGSVREELKEMLASLNVPRGMSVIVRTAGIGRTQEELQLDLQHLLDLWAQIQSTANSGPSPMLVHQEAGVVTRAIRDYLRDDVAEILIDSEQAYNEAYNFVKAVMPRQLDKLKTYTLNEPLFAHFGIESQIQTAYEREVKLPSGGSIVIDQTEALVSIDINSAKSTRGQDVEDTALNTNLEAAEEIARQLRLRDIGGLVVIDFIDMTKDRNQRMVEAKLREATQSDRARIQFGQLSRFGLMEMSRQRLRPSLEEATGYVCPRCHGTGMVRDLRSLSLSIMRKVEEIALRERHGEVQVEVPVEIAAFLLNEKRHSLVYLEQTSNVRVTVLPHPHLETPHYEISYNPEGFAPTSYERTEATRSSEKELGYEASEWHLEEEQHALAIASAPAQPQNGKNNKRRNNQNAQQAPAAAQPAPAQAATAPTASPCAWLENLFVQKQATTIDQSRTANNAAAAIEQMVNSGAVSRGQFGQVAAPTAAAPVQAAPAVAPAAASNAYLAPSTVVHKPERDQTEKAEHEKSQRNKKQRNKHKEPRDSQQHDNAQHQVHEEVVQLSRQEQRQEARENKQRGSRRQHHNESAQQGDNQGNEQQQNVPRRDRRNQPRPERPNRHRDQSVLNEQAAAPAPVVEAPVVNEQQVRVELVDAPRQEVTATAMVVNIDQGQSEIVALNGTAPVVAAPAETAPEKAPAVATMAAELEQKTEAVELTEPPAPAAALEQAAPKAAEKTRASNDPRQRRRDRRAAQGQQAQVEQVRPSQVPTLGQYTVGTLIRHVYGEDCSVLIEQFGLMATFNRALDKFTQQYNESLAAQAVVEKKPVTRDVEVAKAQPEPEPAPVLDLTPPKPVATKRVANDPRERRRLAKLAAEQALEQAKQAAQQTEEKAEAQAEQPLAEPAAEAQAVAAEPAETVEALKTEQVAEAPAQLELAEQAEPATAEAEQSTAEAAPVAEENAAETAKPKAETVEAAPAKAEKSPARPRRPRGRPPKKANTATES is encoded by the coding sequence ATGAAACGTATGTTGATTAATGCAACACATGCCGAAGAAATTCGCGTTGCACTTGTCACTGGTCAGCGTCTTTACGATTTCGATTTAGAAAATCGTACCCGTGAACAAAAAAAATCGAATATCTATAAAGGTCACGTCACTCGCGTAGAACCTTCTTTGGAAGCAGTATTCGTTGAATACGGTGCAGGCCGCCAAGGCTTCCTTTCAATGCGAGAAATCGCAAGCTCTTATTTCAAGGCAGATCCTCGCCAGACTTCAAATATCCGTGAACTGATTACTGAAGGCACAGAACTTCTGGTTCAGGTTGAAAAAGAAGAACGTGGCAACAAAGGTGCTGCTCTTTCTACTTTCATCTCACTTGCTGGTCGTTATCTGGTCTTGATGCCAAACAACCCGAAAGGTGGTGGTATCAGCCGTCAGATTTCCGGTTCAGTGCGTGAAGAACTGAAAGAAATGCTGGCGTCTTTAAACGTACCACGTGGTATGAGCGTGATCGTACGTACTGCAGGTATTGGCCGTACGCAAGAAGAATTGCAACTTGACTTGCAACATCTGCTAGACCTTTGGGCGCAAATCCAAAGCACGGCTAACTCTGGTCCATCACCAATGCTGGTACATCAGGAAGCAGGTGTGGTGACTCGTGCCATCCGTGACTATTTACGTGATGATGTTGCTGAAATCCTGATTGACTCTGAACAAGCTTACAACGAAGCCTATAACTTCGTAAAAGCGGTCATGCCACGCCAGTTAGACAAGCTGAAAACCTATACTTTAAATGAGCCTTTATTCGCTCACTTTGGTATCGAAAGCCAGATTCAAACTGCTTATGAACGTGAAGTAAAACTACCTTCTGGCGGTTCGATCGTGATTGACCAGACTGAAGCATTGGTTTCAATCGACATCAACTCAGCAAAATCAACCCGTGGTCAGGACGTTGAAGACACCGCGCTGAACACCAACCTTGAAGCTGCAGAAGAAATTGCACGCCAGTTACGTTTACGTGATATCGGTGGCTTGGTGGTGATCGACTTTATCGACATGACCAAAGACCGCAACCAGCGTATGGTAGAAGCGAAACTGCGTGAAGCAACGCAAAGCGACCGTGCACGGATCCAGTTCGGCCAGCTGTCACGTTTCGGCCTGATGGAAATGAGCCGTCAACGTCTGCGTCCTTCACTTGAAGAAGCAACTGGCTATGTTTGCCCACGTTGTCATGGTACCGGTATGGTTCGTGACCTGCGTTCTCTATCCCTTTCAATCATGCGTAAAGTGGAAGAAATTGCCCTGCGTGAACGTCATGGTGAAGTTCAGGTTGAAGTACCAGTAGAAATCGCGGCATTCCTGCTCAATGAAAAACGTCACAGCCTAGTATATCTGGAACAGACTTCCAATGTTCGTGTGACTGTACTGCCTCACCCTCACTTAGAAACTCCACATTACGAGATTTCTTATAACCCAGAAGGCTTTGCACCAACCAGTTATGAACGCACTGAAGCAACCCGTTCAAGCGAAAAAGAGTTGGGCTACGAAGCTTCTGAATGGCATCTGGAAGAAGAACAGCACGCACTTGCTATTGCATCGGCTCCAGCACAACCGCAAAACGGCAAAAACAACAAACGCCGCAATAACCAGAATGCACAGCAGGCACCTGCTGCAGCACAACCAGCACCTGCACAAGCTGCTACTGCTCCAACTGCCAGCCCATGTGCATGGCTAGAAAACCTGTTTGTACAAAAACAGGCAACCACAATTGATCAATCCCGTACTGCAAACAATGCCGCAGCAGCGATTGAACAGATGGTCAACAGCGGCGCAGTAAGTCGTGGTCAGTTCGGTCAGGTTGCTGCACCTACAGCAGCAGCGCCAGTCCAGGCAGCTCCAGCAGTCGCACCTGCAGCGGCTAGCAATGCTTATCTGGCACCATCGACTGTAGTCCACAAACCTGAACGTGATCAGACTGAAAAAGCTGAACATGAGAAATCACAACGCAACAAGAAACAGCGTAACAAGCACAAAGAGCCACGTGATTCTCAGCAGCACGACAATGCACAACATCAGGTGCATGAAGAAGTGGTTCAGTTGTCTCGCCAGGAACAACGCCAGGAAGCACGTGAAAATAAACAACGTGGTTCTCGCCGTCAGCACCATAACGAGTCTGCACAACAAGGTGATAATCAGGGCAATGAGCAACAGCAAAATGTGCCACGTCGTGACCGCCGTAACCAGCCACGTCCAGAACGTCCAAATCGCCACCGCGATCAAAGCGTGCTGAACGAGCAAGCTGCTGCGCCAGCGCCAGTGGTTGAAGCTCCGGTCGTGAATGAACAGCAAGTGCGTGTCGAACTTGTTGATGCACCGCGTCAGGAAGTAACTGCAACTGCGATGGTCGTGAACATTGACCAGGGTCAAAGCGAAATCGTGGCACTGAACGGTACTGCACCTGTGGTTGCTGCTCCAGCTGAAACTGCACCTGAAAAGGCGCCAGCGGTAGCTACCATGGCAGCAGAACTGGAACAGAAAACTGAAGCGGTTGAACTGACTGAACCACCTGCTCCAGCGGCTGCACTTGAACAGGCAGCGCCGAAAGCTGCGGAAAAAACCCGTGCCAGCAATGACCCACGTCAACGTCGTCGTGACCGTCGTGCCGCACAAGGTCAGCAGGCTCAGGTTGAACAAGTGCGTCCAAGTCAGGTACCAACCCTTGGTCAATACACTGTCGGCACGCTGATCCGTCATGTTTACGGTGAAGACTGCTCAGTGCTGATCGAACAGTTCGGCCTGATGGCAACCTTCAACCGTGCACTGGACAAGTTCACTCAACAGTACAACGAAAGCCTTGCGGCTCAAGCAGTTGTTGAGAAGAAACCCGTAACGCGTGATGTAGAAGTAGCGAAAGCTCAGCCTGAACCAGAGCCAGCTCCGGTACTGGATCTGACTCCACCTAAACCTGTAGCAACCAAACGTGTAGCGAATGATCCACGTGAACGTCGTCGTCTGGCAAAACTTGCTGCAGAACAAGCACTTGAGCAGGCTAAACAGGCAGCTCAACAAACTGAAGAAAAAGCTGAAGCACAAGCTGAACAGCCGCTAGCTGAACCGGCTGCAGAAGCTCAAGCAGTTGCAGCAGAGCCTGCTGAAACTGTAGAGGCGCTGAAGACTGAACAGGTAGCTGAAGCTCCTGCACAGCTAGAATTGGCTGAACAGGCTGAACCAGCAACTGCGGAAGCTGAGCAATCAACAGCAGAAGCAGCGCCAGTTGCAGAAGAAAATGCAGCTGAAACAGCTAAGCCAAAGGCTGAAACAGTGGAAGCAGCACCAGCGAAAGCTGAGAAATCGCCTGCCCGCCCACGTCGTCCACGTGGTCGTCCACCGAAAAAAGCCAATACTGCAACTGAATCATAA